The following proteins are encoded in a genomic region of Gimesia algae:
- a CDS encoding dual specificity protein phosphatase family protein, protein MRVILPNLLWIGNTRDVHDVKNVLDLGIAAIIDLALEEPAVTLTRDIIYCRLPLIDGTENQPVVLETAVKTVARLIREEVPTLVACSAGMSRSPAIVAAALSQVRDTDFETELKQLAENHPSDVAPGLWNDLQELLQEK, encoded by the coding sequence GTGCGAGTAATCCTCCCCAACCTGCTATGGATCGGGAATACCCGTGATGTACATGATGTGAAAAATGTGCTGGATCTGGGTATCGCGGCTATCATCGATCTGGCTCTGGAAGAACCGGCAGTCACGTTGACCAGGGATATCATTTACTGCCGACTACCTTTAATTGACGGGACGGAAAACCAGCCTGTCGTATTAGAAACGGCAGTCAAGACTGTAGCTCGCCTGATCAGGGAAGAGGTTCCGACCCTGGTCGCCTGCAGTGCCGGGATGAGCCGTTCCCCTGCCATTGTAGCCGCCGCTCTGTCACAGGTTCGCGATACTGATTTTGAAACGGAACTCAAGCAGCTGGCAGAAAATCATCCCAGTGATGTCGCACCGGGGCTGTGGAATGATCTGCAGGAATTGCTGCAGGAAAAATAG
- a CDS encoding class I fructose-bisphosphate aldolase, translated as MYKQQLIDTANSLVADDKGLLAMDESTPTCHKRFEKLGIPQTQEYRFAYRSLIATTPGLSESISGAILYDETIRQQTSDGTPLVSVLMNCGIIPGIKVDAGAKALAGHPGEKVTEGLDGLRDRLAEYAQLGARFAKWRAVITIGPGLPTPGCYAANAHGLARYAALCQEAGLVPIVEPEVLMDGKHTLARCFEVTEEALQTVFQQLYQQRVLLEGMILKPNMIVPGLDCPNQESVEEVAAATIECFEHTVPAAVPGVAFLSGGQSSELASARLNAMNVKYKSQVPWALAFSFARAIQQPAMELWAGKAENTEAAQKALYHRAKCNREARRGEYDPQIDAVDAS; from the coding sequence ATGTACAAGCAACAGCTGATCGATACCGCCAATTCACTGGTAGCCGATGACAAAGGCCTGCTGGCGATGGATGAAAGCACTCCGACCTGTCATAAACGCTTCGAAAAACTGGGGATTCCTCAGACTCAGGAATACCGTTTCGCTTACCGCTCATTAATTGCGACGACGCCCGGTCTCAGTGAATCGATCAGTGGTGCCATTCTCTATGACGAAACCATCCGACAGCAGACTTCAGACGGAACACCTCTTGTGAGTGTGCTGATGAATTGTGGCATCATTCCCGGCATCAAAGTGGACGCGGGTGCAAAGGCCCTGGCGGGTCATCCGGGAGAAAAAGTAACAGAAGGGCTGGACGGTTTGCGGGATCGACTGGCGGAATATGCGCAACTGGGCGCCCGCTTCGCTAAATGGCGGGCCGTGATAACCATCGGCCCAGGACTGCCAACACCAGGCTGTTATGCGGCGAATGCCCATGGGTTGGCCCGTTATGCAGCCCTGTGTCAGGAGGCGGGACTGGTCCCCATCGTAGAACCGGAAGTTCTGATGGATGGAAAACACACTCTGGCGCGCTGTTTTGAAGTCACTGAAGAAGCCTTACAAACCGTCTTCCAGCAGTTGTATCAACAGCGCGTCCTGCTCGAAGGCATGATTCTGAAACCGAACATGATCGTGCCGGGACTGGATTGTCCGAACCAGGAATCCGTCGAAGAGGTGGCAGCTGCCACCATCGAATGTTTTGAGCACACTGTGCCTGCTGCCGTACCAGGAGTGGCGTTCCTGTCAGGTGGCCAGTCCAGCGAACTGGCTTCCGCCCGCCTGAATGCCATGAATGTGAAATATAAATCTCAAGTTCCCTGGGCATTGGCTTTTTCGTTTGCGAGAGCCATTCAACAGCCGGCAATGGAGCTCTGGGCGGGTAAAGCGGAAAACACTGAAGCAGCTCAGAAAGCGCTGTATCATCGTGCCAAATGCAATCGCGAAGCCCGCCGTGGCGAATACGATCCTCAAATCGATGCAGTCGATGCATCCTGA
- a CDS encoding CPXCG motif-containing cysteine-rich protein, with the protein MMQEEASYICDACGEEIVIPVDLTAGTEQEYVEDCPVCCHPNVIHLQVEPDGDVRIWAAGE; encoded by the coding sequence ATGATGCAGGAAGAAGCCAGTTATATCTGTGACGCTTGTGGCGAGGAAATCGTGATTCCCGTTGATCTAACCGCTGGCACTGAGCAGGAATATGTTGAAGACTGCCCTGTCTGCTGTCACCCCAATGTCATTCATTTACAGGTAGAACCAGACGGTGACGTACGAATCTGGGCTGCCGGTGAGTGA
- a CDS encoding DUF2293 domain-containing protein, with amino-acid sequence MSANTFSPGPTPDTVKAADGTIHTIPTGWSLLPPGDAGLTRRVKAAGEYWSVQEKKGRRTFSQGIWAPGETIEQLRKTLEAERDTPAYAKKQAAAAERREKQQAEYVEDFNGSVLNFLAFHPSHGELAQQLAQAITTHATPVGSGTVARTKRIPVEQRAEAAVIAWMRHQTTAYDSMKIPRVKGKRREVRRMLAQRSKELLNHYRCQSTAPASCPLQQALSENI; translated from the coding sequence ATGAGTGCAAACACGTTTTCTCCCGGCCCCACACCCGACACCGTCAAAGCCGCTGATGGTACGATTCACACAATCCCTACCGGCTGGTCTCTATTACCTCCCGGAGACGCCGGTCTGACCCGGCGGGTCAAGGCAGCCGGCGAATACTGGAGTGTACAGGAAAAGAAAGGACGGCGGACCTTTTCCCAGGGTATCTGGGCACCCGGGGAAACGATCGAACAACTACGAAAGACACTGGAGGCGGAACGCGACACCCCTGCGTATGCGAAAAAGCAGGCTGCCGCTGCAGAGCGACGCGAAAAACAGCAGGCCGAATATGTGGAGGACTTCAACGGCTCAGTCCTCAATTTCCTGGCGTTTCACCCGTCTCACGGAGAACTTGCACAACAGCTCGCGCAAGCCATCACTACACACGCAACTCCGGTCGGCAGTGGTACCGTGGCACGTACAAAACGCATCCCCGTAGAACAACGGGCGGAAGCCGCCGTCATCGCCTGGATGCGACATCAGACAACGGCTTATGATTCGATGAAAATCCCGCGTGTCAAAGGCAAACGCCGCGAAGTCAGGCGCATGCTGGCACAACGCTCGAAAGAACTGTTAAACCACTATCGATGCCAGTCCACAGCCCCCGCAAGCTGCCCATTACAACAGGCGCTTTCCGAGAATATCTGA
- a CDS encoding tetratricopeptide repeat protein — MLKTQYSSAAEGNRHLRQGNLEAAVSSFSKLIEKQPDNVDAYLYRSSAYIQLNLLEQALDDCNTITELAPQNHYAFLNRGAIYGIMDEDEKCIKEMTRCLELMPDQQDALRNRAYAYSRTGKIETALTDFNRLIELAPDKSSYYSERGNCFLSLQKYSEAIQDYTQALQWIKDSWELYSWRGYCFARIGKEQQANADYKRALELNPFDTAIKQNPEDITSYQQRGNLYYDAGQYQNALNDFSKFEETSELTAEILVCRGYCYLNLGEISLAKAEFQKAHSMNAYGDAIKKDPLNSSHFLERGFLNYYREDYQQALHDFTHAWKLGEQSEELLPFRGAAYMKLHEYTKAKQDYETAIQNHPDSPHAYNGLAWLLATCPDETFRDGKRSLKLAKRNCILLITPEWNDLGTLAAAYAATGNFDEAVRLAKESLALAPEHEKADCQTRLEHYEHSEPYCDFET, encoded by the coding sequence ATGCTGAAGACCCAGTATTCCTCTGCTGCAGAAGGAAACCGTCATTTACGCCAGGGAAACCTGGAAGCGGCCGTCTCCTCTTTCAGCAAACTAATTGAAAAGCAACCTGATAACGTCGATGCTTACCTGTACCGTTCGAGTGCCTATATTCAGTTGAATCTTCTCGAGCAGGCACTGGATGACTGCAATACGATTACTGAACTGGCCCCTCAGAATCACTATGCATTCTTAAACCGAGGCGCCATCTATGGGATAATGGATGAAGATGAAAAATGCATTAAGGAAATGACCCGCTGCCTGGAACTCATGCCGGACCAGCAAGACGCTTTGAGGAATCGTGCCTATGCATATTCCAGAACGGGAAAGATTGAAACGGCGCTGACAGATTTCAACAGGCTGATTGAGCTGGCACCTGACAAGTCTTCCTATTACAGCGAACGGGGAAACTGTTTTCTCTCTCTCCAGAAATATTCTGAAGCGATTCAGGACTACACGCAGGCACTCCAATGGATCAAAGACTCCTGGGAACTTTACTCCTGGCGTGGCTATTGTTTTGCCAGAATCGGAAAAGAACAACAGGCAAATGCAGATTATAAACGTGCCCTTGAGCTCAACCCCTTTGATACAGCCATCAAACAAAATCCCGAAGACATCACCAGTTATCAACAGCGGGGAAATCTCTATTACGATGCCGGCCAATATCAAAATGCGTTGAACGACTTTTCAAAGTTTGAAGAAACTTCGGAATTAACAGCCGAGATACTGGTCTGCCGCGGTTACTGCTATCTGAATCTAGGTGAAATATCCCTGGCAAAAGCCGAGTTCCAGAAAGCACACTCTATGAACGCGTATGGAGATGCGATCAAAAAGGATCCCTTGAATTCATCCCATTTTCTGGAGCGGGGCTTCCTGAATTATTATCGCGAAGACTATCAGCAGGCACTTCATGATTTTACCCACGCCTGGAAACTGGGCGAGCAGTCTGAGGAGTTGCTGCCATTTCGGGGGGCAGCTTACATGAAACTGCACGAATACACAAAAGCAAAACAGGATTATGAGACAGCCATTCAGAATCATCCGGATTCGCCACATGCTTATAATGGGTTGGCCTGGCTATTGGCAACCTGCCCCGATGAAACGTTTCGCGATGGCAAGCGTTCATTGAAGCTGGCAAAACGAAATTGCATATTATTGATAACCCCAGAATGGAATGACTTGGGAACGCTGGCTGCAGCTTATGCCGCCACAGGGAATTTTGATGAAGCGGTCCGACTGGCGAAAGAATCTCTGGCACTTGCACCGGAACATGAAAAAGCCGATTGCCAGACCCGGCTGGAACACTACGAACATAGTGAACCATATTGCGATTTTGAAACTTGA
- a CDS encoding putative bifunctional diguanylate cyclase/phosphodiesterase: MTDVHSELSYLQAFRDAVDEAGIVAINDTKGKILDVNDNFCQISGYTRDELIGADHCILRSDQHSNEFFREMYRTIRRGKTWRGEICNKAKNGRLYWVNTTIVPMFDEQGKIDGYLALRIDISEQKRLMQRLQHLAHHDPLTGLPNRVSILESIQKVIDRKSGKHFALLFMDFDRFKLINDSLGHDVGDKLLEAIADRLRKTVRASDTIQAARLGGDEFVVLLENLHSPDDAILVANRLLETLARPYILGGYTIYSSASIGIVTSEHRSETASEMLSDADLAMYEAKAAKQDRPIVFDRVLRDKAQKRLYIENQLRDVITRDELKLFYQPIIDLESGELRGVEALIRWFHPECGMIPPDEFISVAEEMDMIIPIGNFVVDEACRQLADWRKTLGSRAPENLHVNVSRKQLEHPTLVSIVAEALAKHKIPAKCLHLEVTESIIMHDREASIETLNDLKKLGVKLDVDDFGTGYSSLSCLCDFPIDVLKLDREFIKRSDRDREVLLIHALIILAEKLGLEVIGEGIENIEQLQLLQGLGCRLGQGYFYSKPISGNEIEESILSGKWNATSMINA, translated from the coding sequence GTGACTGACGTTCATTCAGAATTAAGCTATCTGCAGGCATTCCGTGATGCCGTTGATGAAGCTGGTATTGTGGCCATCAACGACACGAAGGGAAAGATCCTCGACGTCAATGATAACTTTTGTCAGATCTCAGGTTATACCCGGGACGAGCTGATTGGCGCTGACCATTGTATTTTGCGATCCGATCAGCATTCCAACGAATTTTTTCGCGAAATGTATCGCACTATCCGCCGCGGCAAAACATGGCGGGGAGAGATCTGTAACAAAGCTAAAAACGGCCGTCTGTACTGGGTAAATACCACGATCGTCCCCATGTTTGATGAGCAGGGAAAGATCGACGGCTATCTGGCACTGCGGATTGATATCAGTGAGCAGAAGCGATTGATGCAGCGACTGCAGCATCTGGCACACCATGATCCACTGACGGGACTCCCTAATCGGGTTTCGATTCTGGAGTCTATTCAGAAGGTCATTGATCGTAAATCCGGTAAGCATTTTGCGTTGTTGTTTATGGATTTTGATCGCTTCAAACTCATCAATGACAGTCTGGGACACGATGTCGGCGATAAACTGCTGGAGGCGATTGCCGACCGGCTTCGTAAAACGGTTCGGGCCTCCGATACGATTCAGGCCGCGCGACTGGGGGGCGACGAATTTGTCGTGCTGCTCGAAAATCTACACTCTCCGGATGACGCCATTCTGGTAGCGAATCGCCTGCTGGAAACTTTAGCGCGGCCTTATATCCTCGGCGGATACACCATTTATTCCAGCGCCAGCATTGGCATTGTGACCAGCGAACATCGTTCCGAGACCGCCAGCGAAATGCTGAGCGATGCGGACCTCGCCATGTATGAAGCCAAAGCAGCCAAGCAGGACCGTCCTATTGTTTTCGATCGAGTCTTGCGTGATAAAGCACAAAAAAGACTTTATATTGAAAATCAGCTGCGCGATGTTATTACACGGGACGAACTGAAACTGTTTTATCAACCCATAATTGATCTGGAATCAGGCGAGTTACGAGGTGTCGAGGCTTTGATCCGCTGGTTCCATCCCGAATGCGGTATGATTCCCCCCGATGAATTCATTTCTGTCGCAGAAGAAATGGACATGATTATTCCTATCGGCAATTTTGTAGTGGATGAAGCCTGCCGGCAGCTGGCAGACTGGCGTAAAACACTGGGATCGCGGGCACCAGAGAATCTGCATGTGAATGTGTCGCGAAAACAGCTGGAGCATCCGACGTTGGTTTCCATTGTCGCGGAAGCTTTGGCAAAACATAAGATTCCGGCGAAATGTCTGCATCTCGAAGTGACGGAAAGCATTATTATGCATGACCGCGAGGCTTCCATTGAAACCTTGAATGACTTGAAGAAGCTGGGGGTCAAACTGGATGTCGATGACTTCGGTACCGGTTACTCATCCTTATCCTGCCTGTGTGACTTTCCCATCGATGTGTTGAAACTGGATCGGGAGTTTATCAAACGGTCCGATCGAGACCGCGAAGTACTGTTGATTCATGCTCTGATCATCCTGGCTGAAAAACTGGGACTGGAAGTGATTGGAGAAGGCATCGAAAATATCGAACAGTTGCAACTCCTGCAGGGATTGGGGTGCCGACTGGGTCAGGGATATTTTTACTCGAAACCAATTAGCGGAAATGAGATCGAAGAATCGATACTCTCCGGCAAGTGGAACGCCACTTCCATGATCAATGCCTGA
- a CDS encoding DUF1653 domain-containing protein: MKTGHYRHYKGNDYTVIGVARHSETDEELVVYRPEYGERELWVRPKTMFLESVDVNGELVPRFAYLHPIEE, translated from the coding sequence ATGAAAACGGGCCATTATCGTCATTATAAAGGTAACGACTACACAGTGATCGGCGTGGCGCGGCACAGTGAAACAGATGAAGAACTGGTCGTGTATCGCCCGGAATATGGTGAGCGGGAGCTCTGGGTGCGTCCAAAAACAATGTTTCTGGAGTCTGTTGATGTGAATGGAGAACTGGTACCTCGCTTTGCCTATCTCCATCCTATAGAAGAGTAA
- a CDS encoding DUF4345 family protein, with the protein MTRIFLTVVGLVYLLLALWCSVDPASASRSVGFILESGSGQSEFLVVYGGLELALGIIFLWPLWQPGVTRYSLIVCIIVHGCLVLFRSTGFVIFEEIASMTYSLAVGEWLIFLISLGLFYNRKKSDSSST; encoded by the coding sequence ATGACTCGAATATTTCTGACAGTTGTGGGTCTGGTCTATCTCCTGCTGGCACTCTGGTGTAGCGTGGATCCCGCTTCGGCCTCACGTTCGGTCGGCTTTATACTTGAATCTGGTTCCGGCCAGTCTGAATTTCTGGTTGTTTACGGCGGACTGGAACTGGCGCTGGGAATCATCTTTCTGTGGCCGCTCTGGCAGCCTGGTGTCACACGTTATTCACTGATCGTGTGCATCATTGTGCATGGCTGTCTGGTGTTGTTCCGTAGCACCGGCTTTGTGATATTTGAAGAAATCGCATCGATGACCTATTCACTGGCGGTCGGCGAGTGGCTGATATTTCTGATCAGCCTGGGGCTTTTTTATAACCGGAAAAAATCAGATTCCTCGTCAACGTAG